A stretch of Planococcus citri chromosome 5, ihPlaCitr1.1, whole genome shotgun sequence DNA encodes these proteins:
- the LOC135849098 gene encoding uncharacterized protein LOC135849098, with protein sequence MGLNETVVLQNIGTAVEALLASPFTSTIVLGGGVAYNDIYVFNRQKYFFANRTGAFTGTTIDGGNGAQLETALIYTNIKYGPLQEAMKYRDGVFEIVTLIRVGECDLNEEFEEFAKYLQYISEPGSAIEMPIVPTWQFYNHFPTNQQYYAMPGAYVNDTTGEQIYCSTLLIIPVTPTVCITERQFDETFGRIKDQNGRQSDTSIQLYPAGDRPVVSTEGIVKITVPLNIVPSVGGYDNSTAPYIGGNDNSTVPSIGGYDNSTVPSIG encoded by the exons ATGGGTCTCAACGAAACAGTTGTGTTGCAAAATATTGGAACTGCAG TGGAGGCATTATTAGCCTCACCTTTCACTTCAACCATTGTTTTGGGCGGTGGTGTGGCTTATAATGACATCTACGTATTCAACAgacaaaagtattttttcgcaaatagaACGGGTGCATTCACTGGTACTACAATAGATGGGGGAAACGG AGCACAACTTGAAACAGCTTTGATTTATACTAATATTAAATACGGACCACTTCAAGAAGCCATGAAATACCGCGATGGTGTATTTGAAATCGTTACTCTTATAAGAGTGGGC GAATGTGATCTGAATGAAGAATTTGAagaatttgcaaaatatttgcAATATATTTCCGAACCGGGAAGTGCAATAGAAATGCCTATAGTTCCAACATGGCAATTTTATAACCATTTCCCCACAAATCAGCAGTATTACGCTATGCCAGGAGCCTATGTCAATGATACCACAGGAGAACAAATTTACTGTTCCACTTTACTGATTATACCAGTTACTCCTACCGTGTGTATAACAGAAAGACAG TTCGATGAAACATTTGGACGCATAAAGGATCAGAATGGAAGACAATCTGATACTTCAATTCAACTATATCCTGCTGGAGATAGACCCGTTGTGTCGACCGAAGGCATCGTGAAAATTACTGTTCCCCTCAACATAGTTCCTTCTGTTGGAGGATATGATAATTCTACAGCTCCTTATATTGGAGGTAATGATAATTCTACAGTTCCTTCTATTGGGGGATATGATAATTCTACAGTTCCCTCTATCGGATAA
- the LOC135849096 gene encoding UDP-glucosyltransferase 2-like, whose amino-acid sequence MIQKKIVNMKFTFLNLLCALIFQSHFSEGAKILGIFTIEAQSHFSYHNAVMKSLMEVGHSVTIITPFPEQAALENYTSIIDVSPKEKLWVGKATPDEHAIQNVMEFMDLMIENELLYCDKIINLPEIQKILKSNERLYDVVFVEIGFVYKCFLPIADKMKVPVIGTIAIRTWLFGDYATSNPNHPAYIPHELTVQNWKLNHVFGRIINVWNHIAVAWYKNFVVPPLIEKCLQNHADKLEHLGKYEHMEPDLIFYNNHESILPKPSNPNIINIAGIHVKDSKPLPKHIQKFIDEAKHGVILFTLGSVVRATTMSSEMKNAFRDAFAEIPQRVIWKLEEKLENTPDNVMLIDWLPQTDILKHKNVIAFISHCGLGATNEALYTATPVVVCPLFCDQPDNAELLENLGVAVHLDFNNITKESVLKAIKQITNDKRYYKNMQRVSAVFKDRPMTPQESVVYWTEYVIRNNGASHFKTPASRLYLFQYLLLDVAFIVVLFLSVVLYLINRIFKSVCYYFSPSKTGKTSNKPQSKKL is encoded by the exons atgatacaaaaaaaaattgtaaacatgaaatttacttttttaaat CTACTCTGCGCTTTAATATTTCAATCACATTTTAGCGAAGGTGCTAAAATATTAGGCATATTCACCATCGAGGCTCAAAGTCATTTTTCATATCATAATGCTGTGATGAAAAGCTTAATGGAAGTCGGGCATTCAGTCACTATTATCACTCCATTTCCCGAACAAGCTGCTTTggaaaattatacatcaataATTGACGTTTCTCCAAAAGAAAAACTTTGGGTTGGAAAAGCTACTCCAGACGAACATGCTATCCAAAACGTTATGGAATTTATGGATCTgatgattgaaaatgaattgttATATTGcgacaaaattatcaatttaccCGAAATTCAA aaaattttaaaatccaatgaAAGGTTATACGATGTGGTATTCGTGGAAATTGGTTTTGTGTACAAATGTTTTTTGCCAATTGCTGATAAAATGAAAGTCCCCGTCATCGGAACAATAGCCATACGAACTTGGCTATTTGGTGATTACGCGACCAGTAATCCTAATCATCCTGCATATATACCTCACGAATTAACGGTTCAGAACTGGAAACTAAATCATGTTTTTGGACGAATCATTAATGTATGGAATCATATCGCGGTAGCATGGTATAAGAATTTTGTTGTGCCACCATTGATAGAAAAATGTCTTCAAAACCATGCTGATAAACTCGAACATCTGGGAAAATACGAGCATATGGAacctgatttgattttttataataatcacGAATCTATATTACCCAAACCATCCAACCCAAATATCATCAATATCGCAGGAATACATGTGAAAGACTCTAAACCTCTGCCAAag catattcaaaaatttatagatGAAGCTAAACATGGAGTGATTTTATTCACATTAGGTTCAGTTGTCCGAGCAACCACTATGagttcagaaatgaaaaatgctttCAGAGATGCTTTTGCTGAAATACCACAAAGAGTGATTTGGAAACTTGAAGAGAAACTCGAAAATACTCCCGATAACGTTATGCTGATTGATTGGTTACCACAAACTGATATCTTGA AACATAAAAATGTGATTGCCTTCATCAGTCATTGTGGTTTAGGAGCTACCAACGAAGCTCTTTATACAGCAACACCTGTGGTAGTTTGTCCATTATTTTGTGATCAACCAGACAATGCTGAACTGCTGGAAAACCTAGGAGTTGCAGTACATCTTGATTTCAACAACATTACTAAAGAAAGTGTTCTAAAAGCAATCAAACAAATTACAAACGACAAAAG GTattacaaaaatatgcaaagGGTTTCTGCAGTGTTTAAAGATCGACCAATGACACCGCAAGAAAGTGTCGTGTATTGGACCGAATACGTAATCAGGAATAATGGTGCATCTCATTTCAAAACTCCGGCATCTCGATTGTACTTATTCCAATATCTATTATTGGATGTCGCATTTATTGTTGTATTATTTTTAAGTGTTGTTTTGTATCtgattaatcgaatttttaaaagtgtttgtTACTATTTTAGCCCTAGTAAGACTGGTAAGACATCTAATAAACCTCAAAGTAAAAAACTTTAG
- the LOC135847974 gene encoding uncharacterized protein LOC135847974 encodes MRGINIALIFAAICCLQYLSADDEAYLPFSKEGFDPKTPTPINIDTSKVKDIITKPMILTIGVKEKVILQNTGSSVVATLASPFTSTFAFGGVLYHNVYIYHGQKYFFSNKTGGIAGTTVDGTGGTELEASVVYSHVKYGSFENALKYRDGIFEIRSRIRVGKCRKNRAFQRFAKYLKKIRKPGSSVKMSIVPTYSFYKRFPENVQYYAFPGSYINQTLGKQFYSSTTIVKPLLHYRCISKKQFDTTFGKLRSIEGGYLNTALPQKPAGDRPIVSTNNIKEIPLKFSVFPSIGGYIK; translated from the exons ATGCGTGGCATTAATATTGCTTTAATTTTTGCAGCAATCTGTTGCTTGCAATATCTTTCTGCTGACG ATGAAGCATATTTGCCGTTCAGCAAAGAAGGGTTCGATCCAAAGACACCGACGCCTATCAACATTGATACCAGTAAAGTGAAAGACATCATCACAAAACCTATGATACTAACCATTGGTGTTAAAGAAAAGGTTATATTGCAAAATACTGGAAGTTCAG TGGTAGCAACTTTAGCATCTCCTTTTACTTCAACCTTTGCATTTGGTGGGGTGCTTTACCATAATGTCTACATATACCACGGTCAAAAGTATTTCTTCTCAAATAAAACAGGTGGAATTGCCGGTACTACGGTGGATGGGACAGGCGG aactgAACTTGAAGCATCCGTAGTTTATAGCCATGTTAAATATGGGTCTTTCGAAAACGCTTTAAAATATCGCGACGGTATATTCGAAATTCGTTCTCGTATAAGAGTGGGC aaatgtcgTAAAAATCGTGCATTTCAAAGAtttgcgaaatatttgaaaaaaattcgtaagcCTGGAAGTAGTGTAAAAATGTCAATCGTTCCGACGTATTCATTTTACAAAAGATTTCCCGAGAATGTGCAATATTACGCTTTTCCCGGATCATATATTAATCAAACCTTGGGAAAACAATTTTACTCTTCCACCACGATTGTTAAGCCGCTTCTTCATTACCGGTGCATATCAAAGAAACAG TTCGATACTACATTTGGAAAGCTGAGAAGCATTGAAGGAGGATATTTGAACACTGCACTTCcacaaaaacctgctggagatAGACCCATCGTGAGCACTAATAACATTAAAGAAATTCCATTGAAGTTCAGCGTATTCCCTTCAATTGGAGGATACATTAAATAa